Part of the Elusimicrobiota bacterium genome is shown below.
TTTGCGAAGAAACAGAAGTTTAAATTCTGGGAAGATAAGTATGTGTATAGGTATGTAATGCCGATTAAAATGGTGACTAGTCGAGATATCAAAGTTAAAGAGTATGGTGAGAAATAAGCATGCCGGAAATTGTTGCTGATAACATATCAATAATCAATAGTTCTGAGTTGGAAGGCGCTACCCGTATTGATGCGGAGTATTATCAACCGGAATATTTAAGAAAAGAGAAGGCAATAAAACAACTTGCTTTTGGATATTCATATTTGAAAACTCTATTGGAAAAGGACAAGTCAATTTCAGGAGGAGCAACTCCATTAGGCGCAAATTATAAAGATAAAGGAGTGCCATTTCTAAGAGTGCAAAATGTTATGCCCAATTATCTGGATTTATCCGATGTGGTTTATATAGATAATGAAATTCATGAAAGATTGCTGAAGAGGTCTCAAATAAAACAGCAAGATGTTTTACTTACTATAACCGGAGTATCTTATGGAAAATCCTGTGTTTATCCTTATAATGAGCCTGCAAATATAAATCAGCATTCAGTACTGATACGGACTAATCAAAACAGGTTGCTTCCTGAATTCTTATCAACTTTCCTGAACTGTAAATATGGGAAATATCAGAATGATAGAAAAATCACAGGGATGACCCGCCCAGGGTTATTGTATTCGGAATTAAAGTATTTATTAGTACCGAACCTCAGTAATGGATTTCAGAAAGATATACAGGAAATTGTTAAAAAAGCAACTGTTCTAATAGAAAAATCAAAAGGACTCTATTTCCAAGCAGAAACTTTGCTTTTGGAACAGTTGGGATTGTCAAAGATAAATTTTGATAATGATATTTGTTGTGAAGTAAATTCAGGCGACACAATAACAGTAAACCGCATTGATGCCGAATATTATCAACCTCAATATGAGCAATTAATAAAGGCCCTAAAAAAATATCCATGTCAAACATTAGGACAACTATGTAAATTAGTTAAAGGGATAGAACCGGGCGGGGCTGAATATTGCGAAAAAGGAAAACCTTTTATTCGAGTAAGCAATCTAACAAAACATGAAATCAATAACGATAATCAGCAGTACTTATCAGAGGCCACCTACAAAGAACTGAAAGAGGATTATCAACCCAGAAAAGGTGAAATATTATTATCAAAAGACGCCACCCCGGGTATCACATACCATTTAAAAAACGATATTGAATGTATAGTTTCAAGTGGTATTTTACGTCTTCAATTATCATCAAAAATCAGGAAGGAATATCTTTGTTCGTTTCTTAATTCAATGATAGGGCAGATGCAGATACAACGCGATGCTGGCGGGTCAATCATAAACCACTGGAAACCCGAACAAGTGAGAAATACAGTAATTCCGATTTTACCGGGAAAAGTGCAGGATAAAATTGAACAGCTTTGCCTTGAATCCTTTACGGCTCGGGAGAAATCAAAACAATTGTTAACACAAGCCAAACAAAAAGTGGAAGATATGATTGATGGGAAATGCGGGAATGGGGTATAAATGACAATGAAAAATTGTGAACATGACAATTGTAAGGATAAGGATGACAACTATACGATTTTGGGCGAGGATGGTTTGACTGTTCAATGTGTCGGTCCATGGGCTGAAGAAAAATACGATTATTTGACCAGGTATTTAAATGCATCTCAAGAAGCAAGAAGAAAATTCTTTAAAGAAGGCAATGCTATATTCATTGATTTATTTTCTGGTCCAGGGAAATGTATTATTAAAGATGACAAGAAAGAAATTGATGGTGGGTGTTTGAGAGCATTATCACTAGAAGTCCCTTTTAATGAATATTATTTATTGGATATTTCGGAAGAGAATCTTAGCGCTTTAAGAAAAAGGACACAATTGTCGAAAAACTGTTTTTTAAGATTAGGGGATTCAAATTTATTAGTCAAGGATTTATTGAAAGAATTATTAACGAAACCGTATAGGTATCATTTCGCGTATATAGACCCGTTTGGTCCTGATGGATTGAAATTTGATACCTTAAAAGAATTAGCAAAACTAAAAAGAATGGATATGCTGATCCATTTTCCTATAGGTGCAATGAAAAGAAATATTCCTAATTGGTTAAAACAGGAAGACACAATCTTGGATCAATTTTTAGGTACAAATAAATGGCGTAATGTGATAAAAAATGTTCAAAACTCAAAATCAAATATATACAAAACGTTAATAGATATTTTCAAAGAGCAGCTTTTAGGTATCGGATATCCAAAAGAAGGGTTAGGGATAATTGACCCTTACGGACAAATTGATCTTAGCCTTTCTTCAATCCCGGTTAGAAATACTAAAGAAGTGAATATGTATACATTAATCTTAATCGCGAAACACAAATTGGCTCAGAAATTATGGAATAGTGTAATCAAGAAAGATTTATATGGAAATAGGAGTCTTTTTTAATGCAAGCAATTACACGAAAATCATTACTGTATCACAGCGGTGTAGAATACGCCGATTATTGTTTGAACCACGTAGAAGGTTGTTCGCATGGATGCAAATATCCCTGTTATGCTTTTATGATGAAAAAACGGTGTGGTGTGGTAAAAACGTACGAAGACTGGTGTAAACCCAAGATTGTTTCAAACGCCATACAATTATTGAATAAAGAAATACCTAAATATAAAGACAAAATAAAATATGTCCACCTCTGTTTTTCTACTGACCCATTTATGTACCAACAAGACGAAATACAAGAACTTAGTTTAGAAATTATCGATTTGTTGAACCTAAACGGAATCCGGTGTACAACTTTAACAAAAGGTACTTACCCAAAAGAACTTGCAAAACGGAATGGGTACAGTACAAATAATGAATATGGTATAACGTTGGTCTCATTGAACGAAAAGTTTAGAAAACAGTTTGAACCCAATACCTCGAAATTCGCGGATAGAATCCAGTCACTAAGACACTTGCATGATAAAGGCTTCAAAACATGGGTGAGTATGGAGCCTTATCCCACACCAAACATTGCAGTACAAGATTTAATGGAAATACTAACCGCAGTGTCATTCGTCGACAAGATCATATTTGGCCGGCTTAATTACAATGCTAAATCGTCGGAGTATAGCTTGGTTAAAGATTATTATAATAACTTGGCAGATACAGTGATAGATTTCTGTGGAAACAACAATATTGAATACCATATCAAACATGGTACGCAACAGCACTAAAATATTATTAGGACAGAGGAGAGAAGAACAAATGCTCAATCGTTTAGAAGTACAAGGGTTTAAGTCTATAAAAAAACTGAACTTAAAGCTGGATTCGTTGAATGTACTCATCGGAGCGAATGGTGTCGGGAAATCCAATTTGATGTCTTTATTCAGTTTACTATACCAGTTAGCTAAGCGTAATTTTCAAGTTCATATTGGTAGGTCAGGTGGAGCGGATTCATTATTGTATTTTGGCCGAAAAACGACAAATGAGTTGTTGGTAACAGTGTCGCTAAAAGAAATTGATTACGAAATAGTATGTACCCCTACTTTAGACAACCTATTGATATTTTCAAAAGAAAATATGGTTTTACGAAGTCCAATTCGTAAAACACGGTTAAGTGTATCATTGGGTAAAGGACACAGAGAGACAAACATTGAAAAAGGAATATCAAGAAACGGAGTTAAACAACTAATAAATGTCTTGCTCGGATTGAAAGTGTATCATTTCAATGATACTAGCGCGAGTTCAAAGATGAAACAATTGAATAATGTAAATGATAATGTTTTTTTAAAAACAGATGCGTCTAACATTGCTTCTTTCATATTTCTGTTGAGACAAAAACATCCTAAGCATTACAACAATATCGTAGATACAATCCAGATGGTTGCACCGTTTTTTGACGATTTCATTTTACGTAACAATCCGTTCGATAACCAACAAATTCAGTTAGAATGGAAAGAGAAAGGCTCGGACGCATACTTTAATGCGCATTCGTTTTCAGACGGAACATTACGTTTTATCTGTTTGGCGACATTACTATTACAACCCAATTTACCCTCTGTTGTATTACTTGATGAACCGGAACTGGGCCTTCACCCGTCTGCAATAACAATACTTGCAGGATTATTGAAAAGCGCGTCAACGAAAACGCAGGTGATTGTATCAACTCAATCAGTAACATTAGTAAATCAATTCAAGCCTGAAAATATTATTGTTGTTGATAGAGACGAATCGCAATCAACGTTTAAACGGTTAAGCCAGAACGATACCAATTTGTGGTTAGAAGAATATGGTTTGGGAGATTTGTGGGAGAAGAATATCATTGGTGGTAGGCCGTAATTATGAAAAGAGTGTTAATTCTGGTAGAAGGCCAAACTGAAGAAAAGTTTGTTAATGATGTCCTCATTCCCGGTTTTTCCCAAAAAGGGTTATATTGTATACCAGTACTTGCTACAACAAAACGAGTAAAAATAGGTTCGGATTTTAAAGGGGGGATAGTGTCTTATCAAAAGACGAAGAACGATATTCTACGCCTTCTTCAAGATACTAATGCAATTGTTGTAACAACGATGATTGATTATTACGGATTCTCATCACTTGTCCCGTTCCGCGCATCAATTAAAGGAATTAATTGTTTCGAAAGAGTTATGTCACTTGAAGCTTTATTCAAGAATGATATTAATCATGACAAGTTTCTTCCGTACCTGCAATTGCACGAGTTTGAAGCTATGGTATTTGTTTCTCCCAAAGAGGCCGCAGAGGCACTAACCGAAGTAAGAAAAGTAGCGGATGTTGAAAAAGTAAAACAACAGTTTCATTCGCCCGAGGAAATTAATGATAATCCAACTACTACTCCTTCAAAACGGCTAGAAAATATATTTCATTCATACGAAAAACCTTTACATGGACCGCTTATAACAAAAAGGATAGGGTTAGACAATATTCGCAAGGAATGTAAGCATTTCAACGATTGGTGCACAACTTTAGAAAATCTGTAAAAATGTTTTCTCAAACGCGTAATTAACATAAGCATTGGAAATTATGTAATGTTTTTCTACAGGACTCATATTTTAATACTTCTTTTAACTCTAACTACCCCAAATTTGTTTGCGGAAGTACCTTTCACTGACTGGGATCGTGTCGAGAAACAAGTGAGGGACGGAACAATATCCCGAGTTGATGCACAACAGTGTGTCAAACAGTTATTGCCTGAGTTAAACAAGTATTGTGCGGAGAATGGATTGGAAGTTACCGTAATTACCTCAACTCAATCGGTCTCGCCTCGCTGGACCTTCCCTGTTGAAGGATACGGCATCAAAAACATTGGCGAGCCCGGGTACACTGGATACGCGCCGAAAGGATACAATTTTTATGATGGTAACAAGCACGGCGGCCATCCGGCAGTAGACATTTTTATCCGTGATAAAAACCAGGATACTATTGACGATAAAACTGGACATCAGGTAAACGTTCTCGCGGTATCTACCAGCATTGTTCTTGCGGTGAGTACCG
Proteins encoded:
- a CDS encoding DUF4276 family protein, which encodes MKRVLILVEGQTEEKFVNDVLIPGFSQKGLYCIPVLATTKRVKIGSDFKGGIVSYQKTKNDILRLLQDTNAIVVTTMIDYYGFSSLVPFRASIKGINCFERVMSLEALFKNDINHDKFLPYLQLHEFEAMVFVSPKEAAEALTEVRKVADVEKVKQQFHSPEEINDNPTTTPSKRLENIFHSYEKPLHGPLITKRIGLDNIRKECKHFNDWCTTLENL
- the tcmP gene encoding three-Cys-motif partner protein TcmP translates to MKNCEHDNCKDKDDNYTILGEDGLTVQCVGPWAEEKYDYLTRYLNASQEARRKFFKEGNAIFIDLFSGPGKCIIKDDKKEIDGGCLRALSLEVPFNEYYLLDISEENLSALRKRTQLSKNCFLRLGDSNLLVKDLLKELLTKPYRYHFAYIDPFGPDGLKFDTLKELAKLKRMDMLIHFPIGAMKRNIPNWLKQEDTILDQFLGTNKWRNVIKNVQNSKSNIYKTLIDIFKEQLLGIGYPKEGLGIIDPYGQIDLSLSSIPVRNTKEVNMYTLILIAKHKLAQKLWNSVIKKDLYGNRSLF
- a CDS encoding restriction endonuclease subunit S yields the protein MPEIVADNISIINSSELEGATRIDAEYYQPEYLRKEKAIKQLAFGYSYLKTLLEKDKSISGGATPLGANYKDKGVPFLRVQNVMPNYLDLSDVVYIDNEIHERLLKRSQIKQQDVLLTITGVSYGKSCVYPYNEPANINQHSVLIRTNQNRLLPEFLSTFLNCKYGKYQNDRKITGMTRPGLLYSELKYLLVPNLSNGFQKDIQEIVKKATVLIEKSKGLYFQAETLLLEQLGLSKINFDNDICCEVNSGDTITVNRIDAEYYQPQYEQLIKALKKYPCQTLGQLCKLVKGIEPGGAEYCEKGKPFIRVSNLTKHEINNDNQQYLSEATYKELKEDYQPRKGEILLSKDATPGITYHLKNDIECIVSSGILRLQLSSKIRKEYLCSFLNSMIGQMQIQRDAGGSIINHWKPEQVRNTVIPILPGKVQDKIEQLCLESFTAREKSKQLLTQAKQKVEDMIDGKCGNGV
- a CDS encoding M23 family metallopeptidase produces the protein MFFYRTHILILLLTLTTPNLFAEVPFTDWDRVEKQVRDGTISRVDAQQCVKQLLPELNKYCAENGLEVTVITSTQSVSPRWTFPVEGYGIKNIGEPGYTGYAPKGYNFYDGNKHGGHPAVDIFIRDKNQDTIDDKTGHQVNVLAVSTSIVLAVSTGWQPSSGIRGGNYVYTFLPGEQLIVYYAHLDKVEVKPGDVIFPGKLIGTMGRTGKNAYPSRSPTHLHIMCLSYDKNAGLSSVNVYNKLCRPGHKR
- a CDS encoding AAA family ATPase, with the protein product MLNRLEVQGFKSIKKLNLKLDSLNVLIGANGVGKSNLMSLFSLLYQLAKRNFQVHIGRSGGADSLLYFGRKTTNELLVTVSLKEIDYEIVCTPTLDNLLIFSKENMVLRSPIRKTRLSVSLGKGHRETNIEKGISRNGVKQLINVLLGLKVYHFNDTSASSKMKQLNNVNDNVFLKTDASNIASFIFLLRQKHPKHYNNIVDTIQMVAPFFDDFILRNNPFDNQQIQLEWKEKGSDAYFNAHSFSDGTLRFICLATLLLQPNLPSVVLLDEPELGLHPSAITILAGLLKSASTKTQVIVSTQSVTLVNQFKPENIIVVDRDESQSTFKRLSQNDTNLWLEEYGLGDLWEKNIIGGRP
- a CDS encoding radical SAM protein encodes the protein MQAITRKSLLYHSGVEYADYCLNHVEGCSHGCKYPCYAFMMKKRCGVVKTYEDWCKPKIVSNAIQLLNKEIPKYKDKIKYVHLCFSTDPFMYQQDEIQELSLEIIDLLNLNGIRCTTLTKGTYPKELAKRNGYSTNNEYGITLVSLNEKFRKQFEPNTSKFADRIQSLRHLHDKGFKTWVSMEPYPTPNIAVQDLMEILTAVSFVDKIIFGRLNYNAKSSEYSLVKDYYNNLADTVIDFCGNNNIEYHIKHGTQQH